In Glycine soja cultivar W05 chromosome 10, ASM419377v2, whole genome shotgun sequence, the genomic stretch tacatgagtGACACGTGTATTTTTTTGTGTGATTTAGGTTAGTGTGGACAaatggatggatataacggatATGGAATATGTAATTGTGTCAAGATATAATGTAGTCCTTGCATCGTTGTCACGACAACAGAGCTTCACATTTTCCCCTCTCAGAAGTCAACCACCGATCCATTGAAAATTCGTTTactcaaataatttcaattattgaaTGAGTTGGTTTGTTCGTTTAagttattattgtaatttcacTTACAACGAGTTTATCTGAAAGATCGTTGTCCCTTTCGCCTATGGCGttgttgtggtcaagcaattCGTATCCGGAGGCAAAATAGTGGCCAACTGCATATGAAGGTAGAATGCAACACTACTTAAGCCTAATAACAATTAATACAATGCATGTAGACCTAAGCAAACACTGAACTTGTAATATTTATGTATCTATATTTACAATTGGATTTCTGTTCATGTAATTAATCAGTATTGAAATACTAATGTCCATTTAAAAGCAATTACGTGACAGGACAATTACTAGCGTGAGTCGACATTTATTGACGTGACATGACAATTACTGACGTGACACGACAATGTTTTACTCGTaaacttaaaaatgaaaaatagtcaCGGGTTTGTTAAAAGTGAAGTCATGCACCTGCTTGGGCCATGTATATAAATGAGACATGGGCATGTCCATGGTACTCAACAGCAAGTGGTATTCACAATCTGTCAAAAGAAATTTCGATAAACAATGGCATTCTTAGGAGAAACTTCATCTCAAACGATcgtcaactcaaggttggcattcatttttccaaatggagcCGTCATTCACAATGAGTGTGgggtttattttcaaagttctaCTCCAGTGCCCATGAGAGTATCAAACCTATGCGATTTTTCAACTCTTAAAAGCATAATACATAACACCCTTTAGCTAAACAACAATCAAGTTGTGGATGAAATTCATTATCGGCGACCGCTCGAAGATACAGGTAACAACATTCACTTCCAATGTATGCAATTGAAACATGACATGGATGTGAACAccatgttaatgtgtaatgatcaattttcatGTGTTGGACCGATTGAGTTGTTATGCACCGTTGGTAGAACACCAGATGCaattttaaacttacttgaatgCCACAGCATCCCTACTCATGATGCGGTTCTGTATTACAACGGAAGGTGGAACATGTCACGCCAAAACAACTTTGTGGGTTACGCGTTCACAGGAATAAATCCCCAAAAATTTGATATTCCAAAAGGATGTACCATAGAggaactgaaggatttgatcaagcaagtAGCACCTAAAGGGAATCCTCCTCATGGGATTCATGAATCCCAACTTGTAAGGCATTTGTTTTATCGACAGCCTGCTCATTTGGAGTATTCTgacaaagttttaaaatttgaaattattgagctGAAATTTAACGACGACGTGCTGAAGGTGTTGGTAGAGTCCAATTACTGGAAACAATTTgtgccaatagaaattttggctCTCTTTAGTAAAGTGGTTTTGGAAAATGAGGACGAGGTGGTTACGTCCTTGCATGTTTGAATGTTAGTTATATGTTGTGGTGTTTCGTGCAAATTATATTTTGTCCATCATGTTCAAGTGAATGTAATGTGTTAGTGTGTCAAATTGTTATGTTTGTGACCCATTTGTTATGTGTATTATGTATGAAACAAGGCTACTTAGGCATGTTTCTAACAGGCCcaaaacaaactttttttatttttggtgcttCGGTTTGAGGTGCGATTCGATGGAACGGGGCGctgcttttatttttgttgggtTCCTTAACGTGCTAACATGACAAATAGGGGCCATCGACAGTCTTAAGTGGctcccacataatttaaaaaaaagtccGAACAGGGGTACTTAGGCATGTTTCTAACAGGCCCAAAaccaacttttttatttttggtgcctCGGTTTGAGGTGCGATTCGATGGAACGGGgcgttgcttttatttttttgggttccTTGATGTGCAAACATGACAAATAGGGGTCCTCGACAGTCTCAAGCGGCTcccacataattttaaaaaaaacccgaACAGGAGTACTTAGGCATGTTTCTAACAGGCCTAAAaccaactcttttttttatttttggtgcctCGGTTTGAGGTGCTATTCGATGGAACGGAgcgctgcttttttttttttgggttccttGACGTGCAAACATGACAAATAGTGGCCCTCTACAGTCTCAAGCGGCTcccacataattttaaaaaaagcccgaacatgggtacttagGCATGTTTCTAACAGGCCCAAaaccaactttttttatttttggtgcctCAGTTCGAGGTGCGATTCGATGGAACAGGGcgctgcttttattttttttgggttccttGACGTGCAAACATGGCAAATAGGGGCCCTCGATAGTCTCAAGTGGCTcccacataattttaaaaaaaaagcctaAACATGAGTACTTAGGCATGTTTCTAACAGGtccaacttttaatttttttttctttaataaaattgtgatgtcatcatttttattttttctttccatatttgaatgaatggaataagatattattttcaatataacaatttttttcttttcctaaaacaaataatatttatatatttatattaaattacaaaGTAGGAGAAAATCTccttgttaaattattttatcttttttattttatatattcaaataccATTATAAATGTGACTCGTGTGtggtttatatttaaatttcaaagtatatatttatagagagacaaacataaatcataaatgaTGTAAGTAAATGTGTTTTATCACATACATaaacaaatactaaaattaataatttaaatacaataaaaatataaatcctaATCTATGCGGCATCTTTGTCGCGGCCTAAGACTTCCATCTGCGGCGTCACCTCTAGCTCTCCTCAGACAACGAGTCATGATGTCATATAAGTCAGTGCCTTCAGTGATCATCCTGAGGTTGATGACCCGCTCCAAATCCTCAGCAATCGTTCCTAAATCCTCAGCCATCCCTTGACATCCTTGGCAGTCAACTTGTCAcaatcaaaataacaaaattagtatcacatttttaaaaaagttaaattatgaaaaactaCACAAGTTATGCTTACCACTGAATGCGTAGGGAGATCGGACGCGACTGAAACCTCGGGGATAGGTGCCTCGACAAACTCCTCATCATGAGGGGGAGGCGGATGTCTCGGCTCAGCAGTCTCCTCGATCGACGTGATGAATGAGTGCGAAATCCAAAAAAACCAGTCCATGTAGTCTGGCACCACCTGCCCAGGAACTACACAGAGCTCCCCTGCAGGCAACAAATGGTCTGAAAAATGCAGCCACCAGTCATCTATATCATCAATCGTCAAAGAATCACAAACCGGCGGCGGAGGGACGATTTGAATGTAGCCAAACTGTCGAAGAACCCGCTCAGGTCGAACGTACACGACAATCTGACCCCATCTGAGCTGACCGGTGTACGACGATATCAAGTCAAAGCCTCTGACTCCGTGGTGCTCAGCATAGGGCATCCAGCACACGTCAGTCACAGTCAGGGCATCCATTCGTGTCCGATACAGAGCTCCCTTGATCCCCGTCATATGAGCCTTACCCGTAAGCCACCTGCACGCCCGTGGGCTCCCCTCATCATAAGCATCATGAACGACGCATGTATGCACTGTAGGAAAGTGCTCATATATCCAGCACTACAAACACATAGtgaacatcaataaaaaaaaagggattCAATGctacttcaatttaaattatcagTAATAATACGTACCTAAAGAAGTGTAATGTAACCGCCCATCTGCCGTGTAGAGGCCTGCGACGCGTCGTTCAGATGCTCGTACATGTGGACCAATGCTGCCGCTCCCCAGGCAAATCCCCCTGCCTGGGCCAGGTCCATGAAAGCCTCCAGGTGCACGACATGTACATGGGTTGAACTCTTGTTGGCGAAAAGAgtatgttggatcgagtggcctcataataattaagaagggggggttgaattaattattcctaaacctttactaattaaaaaattactcttctaaggcttttactaaattgttaagagaatgaggagtagaagagaatcttaacagaaagtaaaagcggaaattaaatgcacaacggaaagtaaaagagtagggaagaaggaaacaaacacacaagagtttttatactggttcggcaacaacccatgtctacatccagtccccaagcgacctgcgatccttgagatttctttcaaccttgtaaaaatccttttacaagcaaagatccacaagggatgtaccctcccttgttctctttgaacctagtggatgtatcctTCACTAGAATTGATcaacaagagatgtaccctctcttgttctcagtcaaacccaagtagatgtaccctctacttgtaccacaaaggatgcaccctccaatgtgttaagacaaagatctcaggctgttaaacctttgatactttgtggaTGGgcatacaaaagaattctcaggcggttagtcctttgaacacttttgtattagggaatgggaagaatcaaaagaattctcaaactgtgtcgttttgaattctttgacaagggagaagggagacacaaaagaattcaggcggttagtcctttgttcttttggaaaagggagaagagagacacaaaaagaattcaggcggttagtccttggtgaattctttttggcaaagggagaagagaatgaaaagatgaatagcgcaagttttcaaggtttggaaaaccaaaaaacttcagaaagcttttggtacaaagaagaagaagaagttcaaagagattcaaggcttgcaaaggattgattgaatgaatgtaaaaagtatgttgaaaagcaaatcaaagccttgcttttatagactcttcatgtctggccaagaagaccatttagaagagttataacttttagaaaaacttaaaaccaatttgaaaaagtcaaaacctttttgaagagttacatcttttgatttattcataaacaaacattggtaatcgattaccaaattagtgtaatcgattacacaaagcttttgtgtgaaaggatatgactcttcacatttgaatttgaatttcaacgttcaaaggcactggtaatcgataaccaaaacattgtaatcgattacagctttttgaaaataattggaacgttgtaaattcagtttgaaaactttttcaaactcattttgctactggtaatcaattacaacaatctggtaatcgattactagagagtaaaaactctttggtaaagggttttgtcaaaaattcatgtgctattcaaagttttgaaaaaactatttaatacttatcttgattgagtcttctctttattcttgaatcttgagtcttgaatcttgatcttgattcttgagatcttgaaccttgaatcttgattcttgtctctagactttcttcttgagtcttgaattcttcttgattcttatcttgaactcatgaattgttcttgattcacttgagttgttctttgattgatctttgagctttttatcatcacctttgtcattatcattattatcatcaaaacacctttgaatcacctttgattcaccatgaagctttgcttctacagagtACAACCCACAAAGTGGAGCAGATACGTGTGGGCTGCTACAACCCATCGTCTGGCCCCGCACTGGCTCTCATACACGTCCTGAAGCCACCCTAACCGGACATGAGGCCCACCAGCCTGTCGGGTCTCAGTTGTAGCCTCCTCATGACTCACCTTAAGAAGCTCTGTCAGTAGACCAATCGCGTCTGAAGTAACCAGCGGCTCAAACTTATGCAGCGCGCTAGTGATAAGAACGTGTAGGAGTGACGCCACATCATCCAGCGTGATCGTCAACTCGCCTACTGGCAGGTGGAACGTGCTAGTCTCGCGATGCCACCTCTCGATGAAGGCGGATATGAGTCCAGGATCAGTGGTGATAACAGAACACCTGATCAGTGGACTCAATCTGGTGGCAGCAATCATGCCTTCGATCTTAGGCGTTGGTCTCCCAATTTTATCTACTTTTCTACCATGGGAGACCAACTTCAGATCGGGTCGTTCCTAAATTgaataacaatttataataacgtgtatataaaaaaaatccaactacaaataatttttatgtaattactCAACTTTAAAAAGCACGTACCTGTCCACTCCAGATGCTGTGTGCGACATCCTCAGCAAAACCGGTCAAAATCGATGGGTCGCGTGGCCCACCGGGGAATCCCTCATCTCCAGCAGGTGATCCCAAGCTCCCATCAATAGCCACTCCCTCTGTGTGAACAGCATCGGCAACGCCTGTCATCTCTGGGGTAGCATCAGACACATGAGGAACATCCTCATGCAACTAAGGCACATCCTCAGGTCTCTATGTAATGTCCTCACGCACACGAACCCGTTGCCTATGTGCTGAAGCAGTAGGCCTGCGACGCCGAGGAACATCAGCCTAATGCGCATCCTCACTAATGCCTCTACCTCTACCAGTTCCTAacgcacgacctaaacctcatgttctaaccatgatctgaaatcatgaagaacatttactttttttggtcaaattaaatattcaaataattggtAACAAAGCTTTGTCATTACTAATTTGTTCAAACACATGTTTTGTATGTTTCTCACTAATGTACACACAAGAATTTGATAAAGTTGGGAGATTCATTTATTTGTAGCTTATTCCAACATATACActgaatgtttttcttttttggtcacTAAGGGTGCATGAAAGCTATCTTTCATCACCACCTAGGGTGCAACACAAACAACCACCAAGGGTGCATCAAAAGCAACAACCAAGggtgcatgaaaaacaaaatcacCACATACATATGTAAACCTTAAAGCCTCAAACAAccacataatatatataagtcACAGCTTAGGCTCATTAATCAAAAATTTGCCTTATACAATATCTGCATATTCATATATCAAAGGCAACAATTTCTCATTTCtcatatacatatacactttgtaatagcaaataaataaaaaaaactaactaataatatcaataa encodes the following:
- the LOC114370434 gene encoding protein MAIN-LIKE 1-like; translation: MTGVADAVHTEGVAIDGSLGSPAGDEGFPGGPRDPSILTGFAEDVAHSIWSGQERPDLKLVSHGRKVDKIGRPTPKIEGMIAATRLSPLIRCSVITTDPGLISAFIERWHRETSTFHLPVGELTITLDDVASLLHVLITSALHKFEPLVTSDAIGLLTELLKVSHEEATTETRQAGGPHVRLGWLQDVYESQCGARRWVVAAHTYLLHFVGCTL